Proteins found in one Mucilaginibacter inviolabilis genomic segment:
- a CDS encoding polyprenyl synthetase family protein, with protein sequence MLSINNIKKPIAADIDVFEEKFKASMQSSVPLLDRITHYIVKRKGKQIRPMFVFFAASICGGINESTHRGAALVELLHTASLVHDDVVDNSYQRRGFFSINALWKNKIAVLVGDYLLSKGLLLSIDNNDFKLLRIVSDAVKQMSEGELMQIEKVRRMDIGEPVYYEVIRQKTASLIASCCACGAASAGASDEVVEKMRLFGEKIGIAFQIKDDMFDFGTDDVGKPLGIDIKEKKVTLPLIYSLANASDSEKKRIINLVKNHNDDPAKITQIVKFVNDTGGLQYAETQMKKYQDEAFEILNTFPDSDSHRGLEQLVRFTTERNK encoded by the coding sequence ATGCTGAGCATCAACAACATTAAAAAACCTATTGCAGCCGATATTGATGTATTTGAAGAGAAGTTCAAAGCTTCTATGCAAAGCTCGGTGCCCCTACTCGATAGGATAACCCATTACATTGTTAAGCGTAAAGGAAAGCAGATCAGACCGATGTTTGTGTTTTTTGCAGCCAGCATTTGCGGAGGCATTAACGAATCAACCCATCGTGGAGCCGCTTTGGTTGAACTGTTGCATACGGCTTCCTTAGTACACGACGATGTGGTTGATAACTCTTACCAGCGTCGCGGCTTTTTCTCCATTAATGCTTTATGGAAAAATAAAATTGCTGTTTTAGTAGGTGATTACCTGCTTTCAAAAGGCCTGTTATTATCTATCGACAATAATGATTTCAAATTACTTCGTATCGTATCTGACGCGGTAAAGCAAATGAGCGAAGGCGAACTGATGCAGATTGAAAAAGTACGTCGCATGGATATTGGCGAGCCGGTTTATTACGAGGTGATCAGGCAAAAAACGGCTTCGCTTATAGCTTCGTGCTGTGCTTGTGGCGCTGCATCAGCCGGGGCATCCGACGAGGTAGTTGAAAAAATGCGTCTGTTTGGCGAAAAGATCGGTATAGCTTTTCAGATCAAGGATGATATGTTTGATTTTGGCACCGATGATGTAGGCAAACCCCTTGGTATCGATATCAAAGAGAAAAAGGTTACCCTGCCATTGATCTATTCCCTCGCTAACGCCTCTGATTCTGAAAAGAAAAGGATCATCAATCTGGTTAAAAATCATAACGACGACCCTGCGAAAATTACCCAGATAGTTAAGTTTGTAAATGATACCGGCGGTTTGCAATATGCCGAAACACAAATGAAAAAATATCAGGACGAAGCTTTTGAAATCCTCAACACCTTCCCCGATAGCGATTCGCACCGAGGATTGGAGCAATTGGTAAGGTTTACCACCGAGCGTAATAAATAA
- a CDS encoding group II truncated hemoglobin: MMDAANKPGVPTLFEWAGGTKAFENLFDKFYDKVLADDLLEPVFKHMSPQHRLHVAHFVAEVLGGPKTYSEQEGSHFIMISKHLQKYLTEAHRKRWIELLLQTADEFALPDDPEFRSAFVAYLEWGTRIAVINSKTDAVTEPNDVPMPKWGWGVVGGPYIP; encoded by the coding sequence ATGATGGATGCAGCAAATAAACCAGGCGTACCCACGCTTTTTGAATGGGCCGGTGGTACAAAAGCCTTTGAAAATCTTTTTGATAAATTCTATGATAAAGTATTGGCCGACGATTTGTTGGAGCCTGTATTTAAGCACATGAGTCCACAGCATCGCCTGCATGTAGCTCATTTTGTTGCCGAAGTATTAGGTGGCCCCAAAACCTATAGTGAGCAGGAGGGAAGCCATTTTATCATGATCAGTAAACACCTTCAAAAATATTTGACCGAAGCGCACCGTAAACGCTGGATCGAATTGTTGCTACAAACCGCCGACGAATTTGCGTTACCCGATGATCCTGAGTTTCGCTCGGCCTTCGTAGCTTACCTGGAATGGGGAACCCGCATAGCAGTCATTAATTCCAAAACAGATGCGGTAACAGAACCTAATGATGTTCCGATGCCCAAATGGGGCTGGGGAGTAGTTGGCGGGCCTTACATCCCCTGA
- the cdaA gene encoding diadenylate cyclase CdaA: MQSIFLSFPKITFFDILDVVLVAFIIYQLYNLIRGTIAANIFIGFAVIFALNFVVNALHMKLLTAILGKFVDVGIIAVIVVFQQEVRRFLLLVGKNASLQRNKAWWQYFFGKAEAEKNNYARIKPIIDACKSMKQTRTGALIVFAKYYDEQFYQNSCEVMDAKISKRLLESIFQKTSPLHDGAVVISENKIKSASCILPLTEKTDLPAQFGLRHRAGIGVTEANEATAIIISEETGELSYAKQGRVKMNISFAELEKVLNKDF, encoded by the coding sequence ATGCAATCTATATTCCTCAGCTTCCCCAAGATCACGTTTTTTGATATCCTCGATGTGGTTTTGGTGGCTTTCATCATATACCAGTTGTATAACCTCATCAGGGGTACCATAGCCGCCAACATATTTATCGGTTTTGCCGTAATATTTGCGCTGAACTTTGTGGTAAATGCGCTGCACATGAAGCTGCTCACCGCCATTTTGGGCAAGTTTGTGGATGTGGGTATTATTGCAGTTATCGTAGTGTTTCAGCAAGAAGTAAGGCGCTTTTTACTGCTGGTAGGCAAAAATGCTTCGCTGCAGCGCAATAAGGCCTGGTGGCAATACTTTTTTGGTAAGGCCGAGGCCGAGAAAAATAACTACGCCCGTATAAAACCCATTATTGATGCCTGCAAAAGTATGAAACAAACCCGTACCGGTGCCCTCATTGTTTTTGCCAAGTATTATGATGAGCAGTTTTACCAGAACAGCTGCGAGGTAATGGACGCCAAGATCTCTAAACGCCTGCTGGAAAGTATTTTTCAGAAAACAAGCCCGCTGCATGATGGGGCTGTGGTGATATCCGAAAATAAAATAAAATCGGCTAGTTGTATTTTACCACTTACCGAAAAAACAGACTTGCCTGCCCAATTTGGTTTGCGCCACCGCGCCGGTATTGGCGTAACCGAGGCTAATGAGGCTACTGCCATCATCATATCCGAAGAAACGGGTGAGCTATCCTATGCCAAACAAGGCCGTGTTAAAATGAATATCAGCTTTGCCGAACTGGAAAAAGTGCTGAACAAAGATTTTTAA
- the frr gene encoding ribosome recycling factor, which translates to MSELIKKQVTDAKALMDKAIEHADSELNKIRAGKANPSLLDDIMVDYYGTPTPLSQVGNVNTPDARTIIVQPWEKSLLSAIEKAIKESNLGFNPQNDGVIIRINVPPLTEERRRDLVKKAKGEAETGKIAIRNIRKDANEKIKKLKSEGVSEDEIKVGEADVQKLTDAYIIKIDQLSEAKEKDIMTV; encoded by the coding sequence ATGAGCGAACTCATTAAAAAACAAGTGACTGATGCAAAGGCTTTAATGGACAAAGCCATTGAGCATGCCGATAGTGAATTAAATAAGATACGTGCCGGTAAAGCAAACCCATCTTTATTGGATGATATTATGGTTGATTACTACGGTACCCCAACCCCGTTAAGCCAGGTAGGTAACGTTAACACACCCGATGCGCGTACTATTATTGTACAACCCTGGGAAAAATCATTATTAAGTGCTATCGAAAAAGCCATTAAAGAATCAAATCTTGGTTTTAATCCTCAAAATGATGGTGTTATCATTCGTATCAATGTACCGCCGTTGACCGAAGAGCGTCGTCGTGACTTGGTTAAAAAAGCAAAAGGCGAAGCCGAAACCGGTAAAATAGCCATCCGTAACATCCGCAAAGATGCTAACGAAAAGATCAAAAAATTAAAATCAGAAGGTGTTTCTGAAGATGAGATAAAAGTAGGTGAAGCTGATGTTCAAAAACTAACAGATGCCTATATTATCAAGATCGATCAGCTTTCAGAAGCTAAAGAAAAAGATATCATGACGGTTTAA
- a CDS encoding ABC transporter ATP-binding protein, with translation MNILLSYLKKHRWIVVLALFLAAMNIGFSLLDPWITGRIVDRVIEKRNTLQYQEYLHQVLILIGAAIGVAMVSRIAKNFQDYFTNIITQKVGAEMYADGLKHSLELPYQVFEDQRSGETLGILQKVRLDCEKFITSFISILFVSLIGMVFVIVYSVSVSYQVTLVYFAAIPIITFVSMAMSRKIKTIQKKIVTETTALAGSTTESLRNIELVKSLGLAKQEIARLNNTTYKILDLELKKVKYVRSMSFVQGTTVNLVRSVMVVVLLLLIFKQTISPGQYFSFLFYSFFLFNPLQELGNVILSWREAEVSLGNFKGILSTPIDKKPEKPVLLEKVNTLTFKDVTFKHLTANRNALNHISFETNTGETIAFVGPSGSGKTTLVKLLVGLYQPLDGDVLYNNVLSRDIDLDQLREKIGFVTQDTQLFSGTIRENLLFVRPDATDEECMNVLQRAACQTLLARADKGLSTVIGEGGVKVSGGEKQRLSIARALLRRPDILVFDEATSSLDSITEEEITETIRNVSELENHITILIAHRLSTIMHADSIYVLEKGRIIESGKHHDLLSQKGLYYAMWRQQIGEKDTVEEIGVK, from the coding sequence ATGAATATACTACTTTCTTACTTAAAAAAACACCGCTGGATAGTTGTGCTGGCACTCTTCCTGGCGGCTATGAATATAGGGTTTTCACTGCTCGACCCCTGGATAACCGGCCGCATTGTTGACCGTGTTATTGAAAAGCGTAATACGCTTCAATATCAGGAATACCTGCACCAGGTGCTTATACTCATCGGCGCGGCTATTGGCGTTGCTATGGTATCGCGTATAGCCAAAAACTTTCAGGATTATTTTACCAATATCATTACCCAAAAGGTTGGTGCCGAAATGTATGCCGATGGACTGAAACATTCGCTGGAATTGCCTTACCAGGTATTTGAAGATCAGCGAAGTGGGGAAACATTGGGCATTTTACAAAAAGTAAGGCTCGATTGCGAAAAGTTTATCACCTCGTTTATCTCTATTCTTTTTGTATCGCTCATCGGGATGGTATTTGTTATCGTGTACTCGGTAAGTGTAAGCTACCAGGTTACATTAGTATATTTTGCCGCCATACCTATTATCACTTTTGTGAGTATGGCCATGAGCCGCAAAATAAAAACCATTCAAAAAAAGATAGTAACAGAAACCACCGCTTTGGCTGGCTCAACTACCGAATCGTTAAGGAACATTGAACTGGTAAAAAGTTTAGGCTTAGCCAAACAGGAAATTGCCCGTTTAAACAATACCACTTATAAGATATTGGATCTGGAGCTTAAAAAGGTAAAATATGTGCGCAGCATGAGCTTTGTGCAGGGTACTACGGTAAACCTGGTGCGGAGTGTAATGGTAGTGGTGCTATTGCTGCTTATTTTTAAACAAACCATTTCGCCCGGGCAATATTTCAGCTTTTTGTTTTATTCCTTCTTCCTGTTCAACCCATTGCAGGAGTTAGGCAACGTGATTTTATCATGGCGCGAGGCCGAAGTGTCATTGGGTAATTTTAAGGGGATATTAAGTACGCCTATTGATAAAAAGCCCGAGAAACCGGTGCTTTTGGAAAAGGTAAATACTTTAACCTTTAAGGATGTTACCTTTAAACATTTAACCGCCAACCGCAATGCCCTTAATCATATCAGTTTTGAAACCAATACCGGCGAAACCATTGCCTTTGTTGGTCCGTCAGGATCTGGTAAAACTACACTGGTAAAATTATTGGTGGGCTTGTATCAACCTTTGGATGGTGATGTTTTATACAACAATGTTTTAAGCCGGGACATTGACCTTGATCAGCTGCGCGAAAAAATTGGTTTTGTAACACAGGATACCCAACTGTTTTCCGGAACTATTCGCGAAAATCTGCTGTTTGTTCGTCCGGATGCTACCGATGAGGAATGTATGAACGTGTTACAGCGTGCCGCCTGTCAAACCTTGCTGGCGCGTGCCGATAAAGGCTTGAGCACTGTAATTGGTGAAGGAGGTGTAAAAGTATCCGGCGGCGAAAAGCAACGCCTCTCGATAGCCCGTGCACTGCTGCGTAGGCCCGATATCCTGGTGTTTGATGAGGCTACCTCTTCGCTGGATTCCATCACCGAGGAGGAGATCACCGAAACCATCCGCAATGTATCTGAGCTGGAAAATCACATCACTATATTGATCGCCCACCGCTTGTCGACCATTATGCATGCCGATAGTATTTACGTGCTGGAGAAAGGCCGCATCATTGAATCGGGCAAGCATCATGATCTGTTGAGCCAGAAAGGGCTTTATTATGCCATGTGGCGCCAGCAAATAGGAGAGAAGGATACGGTTGAAGAGATAGGGGTGAAGTAG
- a CDS encoding alpha/beta hydrolase, whose product MKSYIISKKSFYILLILIVSVFNVNAQSAGKQPIFVLVHGAFHGGWCWQRVSKELRAKGDLVYTPTLTGLAEHKNTLNDKIDLNTHIDDIVNFIIAEDLHNVILVGHSYAGAVIAGVADRIPERLSKLIFLDAMLMENGQSALDVSPDDIRAYFIKATTDYDKGLSIPFFTSDFFGVTNATDIKWVNERLTNQPFKTFSQPLVLKHAYGNHLPLVYIACTQPELRAIKPFADKTKSSKDWKYLELKTGHDAMITMPVELSNMLQSLN is encoded by the coding sequence ATGAAATCATATATCATTAGTAAAAAGTCATTTTACATCCTACTGATCCTCATTGTATCAGTATTCAACGTTAATGCACAATCCGCGGGTAAGCAACCTATTTTTGTTTTGGTACATGGAGCATTCCATGGAGGCTGGTGCTGGCAGAGGGTAAGTAAGGAATTGCGTGCCAAGGGCGACCTTGTTTATACCCCGACTTTAACCGGACTTGCAGAACATAAAAATACATTAAACGATAAAATCGATTTAAATACCCATATAGATGACATCGTAAACTTCATTATTGCCGAGGACCTCCACAACGTTATTCTTGTGGGCCATAGTTATGCAGGAGCGGTAATAGCAGGCGTAGCGGACAGAATACCGGAAAGACTATCAAAATTGATTTTTCTTGATGCGATGCTTATGGAAAACGGCCAAAGTGCCCTCGATGTAAGTCCGGACGATATCAGAGCCTATTTTATTAAGGCGACAACCGACTATGATAAAGGGCTAAGCATCCCATTTTTTACCAGCGATTTTTTCGGTGTAACAAATGCCACCGACATTAAATGGGTAAATGAGCGCCTTACCAATCAGCCATTCAAAACTTTCTCTCAGCCTTTGGTCCTAAAACACGCTTATGGTAATCACTTACCCTTAGTCTATATTGCTTGTACCCAACCTGAGCTTCGGGCAATCAAACCTTTTGCTGACAAAACAAAAAGCAGCAAGGACTGGAAATATCTTGAACTTAAAACAGGGCATGATGCAATGATCACTATGCCGGTTGAATTATCCAATATGCTACAATCATTAAACTAA
- a CDS encoding winged helix-turn-helix transcriptional regulator, translating to MSTELKPGTSNACNITALSLACEVNDVLRDISPRWKMQILHKIAAGVGQFSTLKHAFPSLSDQILGKRLGELVSDELILKMIIKEKPPQRINYYISDKGLELLKVIDDLHKWGLKWSLSADGGEEK from the coding sequence ATGTCAACTGAACTAAAACCAGGTACATCCAACGCCTGTAATATTACTGCATTAAGCCTGGCCTGTGAGGTAAATGACGTGTTAAGAGATATTAGCCCGAGATGGAAAATGCAAATTTTGCATAAGATAGCAGCTGGGGTTGGTCAATTTAGCACATTGAAGCATGCTTTCCCCTCTCTTTCTGATCAGATCCTGGGTAAAAGGCTTGGAGAATTAGTTAGTGATGAATTGATCCTTAAAATGATTATTAAGGAAAAACCTCCGCAACGTATCAATTACTATATTTCGGATAAGGGCCTTGAATTATTAAAAGTTATTGATGACTTGCATAAATGGGGACTTAAATGGAGCTTATCTGCTGACGGGGGAGAGGAAAAATAG
- a CDS encoding LytR/AlgR family response regulator transcription factor: MIRCLVVDDEPLALHILEDYISKMPFLQLVKATTNPIEALTIVQGGNVDLVFLDVQMPELTGIQFLKISNGKAKVILTTAYPQYALEGYELDVVDYLLKPIALDRFFKSVQKAQSIIQPVIKTVQQAEPVQMDDFSTDFIFVKTEHKIQKVYLHDILFIEGLKDYISIFTTAERIITLQGMKKMEDALPEKHFIRVHKSYIVALNKIDSIERSRIQIGDKIIPVGDTYRDDFFRMIEDKNI; this comes from the coding sequence ATGATCCGATGCCTGGTAGTTGATGATGAGCCTTTAGCGCTGCATATATTGGAAGATTATATTTCCAAAATGCCTTTCCTGCAATTGGTAAAAGCCACCACCAATCCTATCGAAGCGCTAACCATTGTACAGGGTGGCAATGTTGACCTCGTGTTTTTAGATGTGCAAATGCCAGAACTTACCGGCATCCAGTTTTTAAAAATATCTAATGGTAAAGCCAAAGTAATTTTAACCACAGCCTACCCACAATATGCCTTAGAGGGTTACGAACTGGATGTGGTTGACTACCTGCTTAAACCGATAGCACTCGACCGTTTTTTTAAATCGGTTCAAAAAGCACAAAGTATTATACAACCGGTTATTAAAACTGTTCAACAGGCCGAGCCCGTTCAGATGGATGATTTTTCGACCGATTTTATTTTTGTTAAAACCGAGCACAAGATCCAAAAAGTTTACCTGCACGATATTTTATTTATTGAAGGCCTCAAAGATTATATCTCCATTTTTACTACTGCCGAGCGTATCATTACCCTGCAGGGAATGAAAAAAATGGAGGATGCCCTGCCCGAAAAACATTTTATCCGCGTACACAAATCATATATCGTGGCCCTCAACAAGATCGACAGCATCGAACGCAGCCGCATCCAAATAGGCGACAAGATCATCCCCGTGGGTGACACTTACCGCGACGATTTCTTCCGGATGATTGAGGATAAGAATATTTGA
- a CDS encoding sensor histidine kinase, with protein sequence MSSDKQTRIIKRGWQIFWHLLFWLGIISLFLSLAHSNTKLSNTELMILFLLYPAINISLFYINFLVYIPRFLDKKRYWAYALFIIVTIIAYGLGKYGVGLMFKQYVLVRQHGEVISFPSYFLSTVFTSLIFIFLSTVLKFTTDWFLNERIQHDLENQRLSAELAFLKSQINPHFLFNSLNSIYSLAYQRSETTPEAILKLSEIMRYMLYECNDNKVDLSKELQYLHNYIDLQKIRFGNKAFIDFKVMGEVTNQQIVPLLLIAFIENAFKHGVASDVTSPIKLLINVDESKLHFYIQNKKHTHNRDTIGGIGLNNVQRRLNLLYPYKHTLNIRDEADTYTCELSIVL encoded by the coding sequence ATGTCATCAGATAAACAAACACGTATTATAAAAAGGGGCTGGCAAATATTTTGGCATTTACTTTTTTGGCTGGGTATCATCTCCCTCTTTTTGTCCCTCGCGCACAGCAATACCAAACTGAGCAATACGGAACTGATGATCCTGTTTTTGCTATATCCTGCCATCAACATCAGTTTATTTTATATTAACTTCCTAGTTTATATACCCCGGTTTTTAGATAAAAAGCGTTACTGGGCCTACGCCTTGTTTATTATTGTTACCATTATTGCTTATGGCCTGGGAAAATACGGTGTGGGCCTGATGTTTAAGCAATATGTACTGGTACGTCAGCATGGCGAGGTTATCTCTTTTCCATCATATTTTTTAAGTACCGTTTTCACCAGTTTAATATTCATTTTTTTAAGTACCGTACTTAAATTTACTACCGACTGGTTTTTGAATGAACGCATCCAGCACGACCTGGAAAACCAACGCCTGAGTGCCGAACTGGCCTTTCTAAAATCGCAGATTAACCCCCACTTTTTATTTAATTCACTCAACAGCATCTATTCCCTGGCTTACCAACGCTCCGAAACCACGCCCGAAGCTATTCTGAAATTATCCGAAATTATGCGGTATATGCTGTATGAATGTAATGATAACAAAGTTGATTTAAGTAAGGAGCTGCAATACTTGCATAACTACATCGACCTGCAAAAAATACGGTTTGGCAACAAAGCTTTTATTGATTTTAAAGTAATGGGTGAGGTAACCAACCAGCAAATTGTGCCCTTACTATTAATAGCGTTTATCGAAAATGCTTTTAAACATGGCGTGGCCAGTGATGTAACATCGCCCATTAAACTATTGATCAATGTGGATGAGAGCAAGCTTCATTTTTACATACAGAACAAAAAGCATACACACAATCGTGATACAATAGGTGGCATTGGTTTAAACAATGTACAAAGACGGCTTAACCTGCTTTATCCATATAAACATACCCTGAACATCAGGGATGAAGCTGATACGTATACCTGCGAATTATCCATCGTATTATAA
- a CDS encoding ABC transporter ATP-binding protein, with protein sequence MVIRTEGLSFNFGSQQVIKSLNLQVPEGSIYGFLGPNGAGKTTTIKLLLNLLQTQHGSIHIFEQELQKNRISILAQVGALIEQPAIYHHLSGRENLLNRALLLQVPAKRVDEMLNLVHLGAAANKKAGQYSLGMKQRLGIALALLTNPKLLILDEPTNGLDPNGIIEVRELLLKLVKQHGKTVFISSHLLAEVERMATHVGIIDGGQLLFQGSITELEALSQPLIRIEADNTVDAANLLKRKNYPVADVTDDYVYVPYTSKEQMGDINALLIQNEYAVFSIGKQQKDLEKLFLSITQNA encoded by the coding sequence ATGGTAATTCGTACTGAAGGGTTATCCTTCAACTTCGGCAGTCAGCAGGTTATTAAATCATTAAACCTGCAGGTACCCGAAGGAAGTATATATGGTTTTCTTGGCCCTAACGGCGCCGGGAAAACCACTACTATCAAACTCCTCTTAAACCTGCTCCAAACCCAACACGGTAGCATCCACATTTTTGAACAGGAACTCCAAAAAAATCGTATCAGCATACTAGCCCAGGTGGGGGCGCTTATTGAACAGCCGGCCATTTATCACCATCTGAGCGGAAGAGAAAATCTATTAAACCGGGCTTTACTGCTACAGGTACCCGCTAAACGTGTTGATGAGATGCTTAACCTGGTGCATCTGGGCGCTGCTGCTAATAAAAAAGCGGGCCAATACTCATTGGGGATGAAACAGCGCCTGGGCATAGCGCTGGCCCTGCTTACCAACCCTAAATTATTGATACTGGACGAACCCACCAATGGCCTTGATCCCAATGGCATTATTGAAGTACGTGAGCTGCTGCTGAAACTGGTTAAGCAACATGGTAAAACAGTGTTCATATCAAGCCATTTGCTGGCCGAGGTTGAACGCATGGCAACGCATGTAGGTATTATTGATGGCGGGCAATTATTGTTTCAGGGTAGCATTACTGAGCTGGAGGCGTTAAGTCAGCCTTTAATACGTATTGAGGCCGATAATACTGTTGACGCTGCCAATTTATTGAAACGCAAGAATTATCCGGTTGCAGATGTGACGGACGATTATGTGTATGTGCCCTATACTTCAAAAGAACAGATGGGTGATATCAATGCGCTTCTTATCCAAAACGAATATGCTGTATTCAGTATCGGCAAGCAGCAAAAAGATCTGGAAAAATTGTTTTTATCTATTACTCAAAATGCCTGA
- a CDS encoding ABC transporter permease encodes MKGFILSFRSEFFKSRKTLGFWAAILLPLLICLLLFVGFYTKSERLAGMSPMMLWLQFSGAILSIMGSLLLPMFVVFIAYSVNSIEHKADTWKNLFSLPISRLSVYAAKYFYALFLIFMCLTLFVLFTIGFGNLLSLVKPELRFDNYHMEDTLAKLYFKLFLSSLGILSIQFLLSLLWSDFLKPMGVGFLATIIGVITASKGWEYCYLYPYSHPMLALKLMPHNTNRGEAPQIIIDIFTKDIFVGISISVLVFIGGYFIVLKKSVK; translated from the coding sequence ATGAAAGGATTTATTTTATCATTCCGGTCAGAGTTTTTTAAAAGTCGTAAAACACTAGGCTTTTGGGCGGCTATATTATTGCCATTGCTTATATGCCTGCTGCTGTTTGTGGGTTTTTACACCAAAAGCGAACGTTTGGCAGGTATGTCCCCTATGATGCTATGGCTTCAGTTTTCCGGCGCCATTCTGTCTATAATGGGATCATTGCTGTTACCCATGTTTGTTGTTTTCATTGCTTATTCGGTAAATAGCATAGAGCACAAAGCCGATACCTGGAAAAACTTGTTTAGCCTCCCTATTTCGCGCCTGAGCGTATATGCAGCCAAATATTTTTATGCCCTGTTTCTGATATTTATGTGTCTTACCCTTTTTGTATTATTTACCATAGGGTTTGGTAATTTGCTGAGTTTGGTAAAGCCCGAACTACGCTTTGATAACTACCATATGGAGGATACGCTGGCCAAACTTTATTTTAAGCTTTTCTTATCTTCACTGGGTATATTATCCATTCAGTTTTTACTCAGCTTACTATGGTCGGATTTTTTAAAGCCGATGGGTGTTGGCTTTTTAGCTACCATTATTGGTGTTATAACTGCATCAAAGGGCTGGGAGTATTGTTATTTATACCCGTACTCACATCCTATGCTGGCGTTAAAATTAATGCCGCATAATACCAATAGAGGTGAGGCTCCTCAAATAATCATTGATATTTTTACAAAGGACATCTTTGTTGGTATTAGCATCTCCGTGCTTGTTTTTATTGGCGGATATTTTATTGTGCTTAAAAAGAGCGTAAAATAG
- a CDS encoding OmpA family protein translates to MNYSTLKKTVALSFASLMVVGIVNAQTDSTKTATATTTSSETTTPKVFGGLGQYKKFSIGVNVGATAPSVATGGSNDFTHNKVQLGYGLSFREQLAHSFGLQLDFHGGKVEGDNSKAPGQGYSAASFQTKFWSGTLSGVVNVATIDFLRRKNSVNFFVTAGGGLALYAPKVTYKNGTVVDYEGHAGNSDGSGTNKYVKELIIPVGAGVKFRLSDVVALNLGYTETFTDGDNFDGVKRAYLHKDKYSYGYAGLEFTLGSKSKPSLEWVNPVALMYDELYDAALRQEVEALKGRVTNVENAVNDLKKDSDGDGVADQFDKCPGTAAGSVVDGSGCVIVFPKADTVAAAKADAYSNIQFEFDSSVLRTSSYPVLDATSADLRSSGKSVEVDGYASSEGTAAHNMALSKDRANSVKTYLVNSGVDAKKVKVKGYGETNPIADNSTEEGRVLNRRVQFKQK, encoded by the coding sequence ATGAATTATTCTACATTAAAGAAAACAGTCGCATTGTCATTTGCTTCTTTGATGGTTGTGGGAATCGTAAATGCACAAACGGATTCTACCAAAACAGCCACAGCAACTACAACGTCGTCTGAAACTACTACCCCCAAGGTATTTGGTGGTTTAGGACAGTACAAAAAGTTTAGCATCGGTGTAAACGTTGGCGCTACCGCTCCTTCAGTTGCAACTGGTGGTTCAAACGACTTTACCCACAATAAAGTTCAGTTAGGTTACGGCCTTTCATTCAGAGAGCAACTTGCACACTCTTTTGGTTTACAATTGGATTTCCATGGTGGTAAAGTAGAAGGTGATAACTCTAAAGCACCTGGTCAAGGTTACTCTGCAGCATCTTTCCAAACTAAATTTTGGTCAGGTACTTTAAGCGGTGTAGTAAATGTTGCTACAATCGACTTCTTAAGACGCAAAAATTCAGTTAACTTCTTCGTTACAGCCGGTGGTGGTTTAGCTTTATACGCTCCTAAAGTTACTTACAAAAACGGTACTGTAGTTGATTATGAAGGACACGCAGGTAACTCTGATGGTTCTGGAACAAACAAATACGTTAAAGAACTGATCATCCCTGTTGGTGCAGGTGTTAAATTCAGATTAAGTGATGTTGTTGCCTTAAACTTAGGTTACACTGAAACATTTACTGATGGTGACAACTTTGACGGTGTTAAAAGAGCTTATTTACACAAAGATAAATACAGCTACGGATACGCTGGCTTAGAGTTCACTTTAGGTTCAAAATCAAAACCAAGCTTAGAGTGGGTTAACCCTGTAGCTTTAATGTATGACGAATTGTACGATGCTGCATTACGTCAGGAAGTTGAAGCTTTAAAAGGTCGTGTTACCAATGTTGAAAATGCTGTTAATGATCTGAAAAAAGATTCAGACGGTGACGGTGTTGCTGATCAATTTGACAAATGCCCAGGTACTGCTGCTGGTAGCGTAGTTGACGGTTCAGGTTGCGTTATCGTATTCCCTAAAGCGGATACTGTTGCTGCTGCTAAAGCTGATGCTTACTCAAACATCCAGTTTGAATTTGATAGCTCAGTATTACGTACTTCATCTTACCCAGTGTTAGATGCAACTTCAGCTGACTTACGTTCATCTGGTAAATCTGTTGAAGTAGATGGTTACGCTTCATCTGAAGGTACTGCTGCTCACAACATGGCTTTATCAAAAGACCGCGCTAACTCAGTAAAAACTTACTTAGTTAACTCTGGTGTTGATGCTAAAAAAGTTAAAGTAAAAGGTTACGGTGAAACCAACCCAATTGCTGATAACTCAACTGAAGAAGGCCGCGTATTAAACCGTCGCGTTCAATTCAAACAAAAATAA